A DNA window from Sediminitomix flava contains the following coding sequences:
- a CDS encoding SDR family oxidoreductase encodes MNTVLITGTSSGFGYLTTLELLQSGATVYASMRELEKKNKEKAKKLEQVAQSLNGVLYLIDMDVTDEKSIRNVKSKIEENGHTIDVLINNAGLGCKGIMESFTTQQHKNIFEVNYFGVINVTNVFLPHLRSNKGRIINISSLSGRISGAFNGPYAASKFALEAYTTSLRAELIPLGLQVGVVEPGIFNTEMQQKFQTGSNEAVLESYGPVVEFMKAQDAAFAQMMMAGIPGPEMVSQTIGQLVSAEVLPQRTVVDYLVKDFVEKLNKAEDDVNLEIQQFLQSLATQQEA; translated from the coding sequence ATGAATACAGTATTAATCACAGGAACATCTAGTGGGTTTGGTTATTTAACCACATTAGAACTTTTACAGTCAGGAGCTACAGTTTATGCTTCTATGCGAGAACTTGAAAAAAAAAACAAAGAGAAGGCTAAAAAGCTAGAACAAGTTGCTCAATCATTAAATGGTGTTCTATATCTGATAGATATGGATGTAACAGATGAAAAATCTATCAGGAATGTAAAATCTAAAATTGAAGAAAATGGACATACAATTGATGTGCTCATAAATAATGCAGGTCTAGGTTGTAAAGGAATCATGGAATCTTTCACTACCCAACAACACAAAAATATCTTTGAGGTAAATTACTTCGGAGTCATCAATGTAACCAATGTATTCTTACCCCACCTAAGAAGCAACAAAGGACGAATAATCAATATCAGTAGCTTATCAGGTCGAATCTCAGGAGCATTCAACGGGCCATATGCCGCTAGTAAATTTGCCCTTGAAGCTTATACTACATCATTAAGAGCTGAATTAATTCCACTTGGCTTGCAGGTCGGAGTAGTTGAACCTGGTATTTTTAATACAGAAATGCAACAGAAATTCCAAACAGGTTCGAATGAAGCTGTTCTAGAAAGCTATGGCCCTGTAGTGGAATTCATGAAAGCACAAGATGCAGCTTTCGCTCAAATGATGATGGCAGGAATACCTGGACCAGAAATGGTTTCACAAACAATTGGACAATTAGTTTCTGCTGAAGTTCTACCTCAAAGAACTGTAGTAGACTATTTGGTTAAAGACTTTGTTGAAAAATTGAATAAAGCTGAAGATGATGTAAATCTCGAAATTCAGCAATTCTTACAAAGCCTTGCAACTCAGCAAGAGGCTTAA
- a CDS encoding CYTH domain-containing protein, translating into MNKEIERKFLVKDDSWKNLGEAVHYKQGYLSNDPERTVRVRIAGEKGFLTVKGKSTNDGLTRLEWEKELSVEEISPLFSLCLPGIIEKNRTKIQIGSHTFEVDEFFGQNDGLILAEVELRSESESFEIPDWLGEEVTGDKRYYNSYLAQHPFSTW; encoded by the coding sequence ATGAATAAGGAAATCGAAAGAAAGTTTTTGGTAAAAGACGACAGCTGGAAAAACCTAGGTGAAGCAGTACACTACAAACAGGGATATTTATCTAATGATCCTGAGAGAACCGTTCGTGTACGAATAGCTGGTGAAAAAGGCTTTTTAACTGTAAAAGGAAAATCTACAAATGATGGACTTACCCGACTAGAATGGGAAAAAGAATTATCTGTTGAAGAAATTTCGCCTCTTTTTTCATTATGCCTTCCTGGAATTATAGAAAAGAACCGAACAAAAATACAGATAGGTAGTCATACTTTTGAAGTCGATGAATTTTTCGGGCAAAATGATGGCTTGATTTTAGCTGAGGTAGAACTTCGATCTGAGTCAGAGAGTTTCGAAATTCCTGACTGGCTTGGTGAAGAAGTTACAGGAGACAAAAGGTATTACAATTCATACTTAGCTCAACATCCATTTTCGACTTGGTAA